Below is a genomic region from Thunnus thynnus chromosome 22, fThuThy2.1, whole genome shotgun sequence.
gtcatgctgatgtcagtagaggtcagaggtcgtgCTGTCTGTACTGATGtcagtagaggtcagaggtcgtgctgatgtcagtagaggtcagaggtcgtgctgatgtcagtagaggtcagaggtcgtgctgatgtcagtagaggtcagaggtcgtgttgatgtcagtagaggtcagaggtcatgttgatgtcagtagaggtcagaggtcgtgctgatgtcagtagaggtcagaggtcgtgttgatgtcagtagaggtcagaggtcgtgttgatgtcagtagaggtcagaggttgCGCTGATGtcagtagaggtcagaggtcgtgctgatgtcagtagaggtcagaggtcgtgttgatgtcagtagaggtcagaggtcatgttgatgtcagtagaggtcagaggtcgtgctgatgtcagtagaggtcagaggtcgtgttgatgtcagtagaggtcagaggtcgtgttgatgtcagtagaggtcagaggttgCGCTGATGtcagtagaggtcagaggtcgtgctgatgtcagtagaggtcagaggtcgtgctgatgtcagtagaggtcagaggtcgtgttgatgtcagtagaggtcagaggtcgtgctgatgtcagtagaggtcagaggtcgtgttgatgtcagtagaggtcagaggtcgtgctgatgtcagtagaggtcagaggtcgtgttgatgtcagtagaggtcagaggtcatgctgatgtcagtagaggtcagaggtcgtgttgatgtcagtagaggtcagaggtcgtgctgatgtcagtagaggtcagaggtcgtgctgatgtcagtagaggtcagaggtcgtgctgatgtcagtgtgtctgtgtctctgcaggctCTGTCTCCCAGTGATAAGAAGTGTTTCGAGGACATGGCGAAGGCCGACAAGGTGCGTTACAACCGTGAGATGAGGGACTACGTCCCCCCCAAAGGCTTCGGGAAGAGGGGCCGCAAGAGGAAAGATCCCAACGCACCCAAAAGACCCCCGTAAGTAAAACACAGTCCTGGTACTGGTGTGTGTTTAATGGTCTCACCTGTACCAGTAGAGACATGACCTCactgtgtcttcttcttctcctcctcctccggttcactcacactctccattcacaTATATGAGTatcagttacttattgtctctacacacctgacaggacacatgtcaatcacatgttgaccaggtcatgtgggttaaaagtctttacttttatATAactagacttgatgaaaattaggaaattaatttgtttgacacacaaactcatcaagagttttcagttttctaattgaaattcaagtgaatggaccCAAAACATGATTTTGATGCTACAGGTGTGaacgagacagacaggtgtgagtgagacagacaggtgtgagcgagacagacaggtgtgagcgagacagacaggtgtgagcgagacagacaggtgtgaatgagacagacaggtgtgagcgagacagacatgtctcaccctgcaggaaaccctcatcctcacaccgttgagatttgatgcttcgccatgacagaggaagttgctgtaactttattgtaaatgctccagtctgcaccaaactttacatgtttgataagagtcccggtctgaacacgtctacatgacaatattccatcagtgatgtaAACTGGATGAATAGCTCCCCCTACCAACTTTcagtgaagcagccccagcagcaggtaaaacagtggacaaagtgaacacagccgggtctgaagacatctacatgcccgtcacagaagACCTTCGACTGcaccgcggcccgacgtgcacagaggcgcgaaggcccgttcaacgctgcttgcagcttcaattattattattagtagtagtagtagtattgagGCTAGGGATGCaagatattggattttttgccgatatgtCGAtgtttccaactcattgtggctgaTGCTGATATCTGGACATATTtatttccagctggctgaggagactattatacatgcaGCATAGATTATACTGTGATCAATAAAGACaatgaaggaagaactgaggaaaACTCAAGAGTTTTCACtgagttcattagacagacaggattaatgtgtaggatttaatctctggtcctcATCCTGAGCAGAAGGTGGCGCTAACGCACCTGATACTCTGGTTACCAACCGccatatcgtgcatccctaactGAGGCCAAAACATAACATATGAtccagtttgtgatgttttatgtctctttttacagtaaaatgacaatcaaagtaaaataatgatTGAAGaagttccatttataacctttattaaacCCACAGAATGTAATTTCCAAAGACAGGGTTTGATGACGTCATCATGAGGTAGTGAGGCATCATGGGAGTTATTGCTAGTTTCTCCTGGTTCAGATTCCTtcagtctcctcctctccacaacAAACAGAACCACCAagtaaaaccagtaaaaacactgaataaaccAGTTTCCTGTTGAAAATCAGGAGGTGTGGAGCTGCTGCTAAACGTtcgctcagcttgtttctctgatgaCTGAACATCCTTCATCCGGTTCAAACATATAAagtgtatcatcatcatctggcAGCAGAAACTCTGGTTCTGCTCGTTATGACGTCGTGTTTGTCGTTGTTCGTCTTCGTCAGTTAACGCCACGATTGGTCCAAACACACAGGGGTCAAAGTTCACAGGCAGCGTTCCTGCTTTCAGACATAAAGCAGTTTtagatgaataaaataatgaattctTTACGTCGTGACGACTTTCAGACTTTCAGAGTTGAtttcatgttaacatgtttcaGCCTCTGGGTTCAACATCACCGTGTTGAatatgtgtgtctctgcaggtctGCCTTCTTCGTGTTCTGCAGCGAGTACCGTCCCAGCGTCAAGCAGCAGTACCCGGGTCTGTCTATAGGAGACTGTGCCAAGAAACTGGGAGAGATGTGGAGCAAACTGTCCCAGTCTGAGAAACTACCGTACGAAGAGAAGGCCCAGAAGCTACGAGAGAAATACGACCGGGTGAGGACGAccaccacagacagacagacagacagacagacagacagacagacagacaggaggcagagagacagacagacagacagacaggagacagggagacagacaggaggaagaggaggagaggggacaGTAGACAgatgaaggaggaagaggaggagagaggggacagtagacagacagatgaagagcagtcagactgaacagatgTTCTGAGTTTATGTTTAAAGTCTTTGTTATTTATGACAAAGTGTCTCGTTAAGGATCCAcacaaacattaataaacatttatcaCTATTAGTGAACTTCAACTCGAACcatctcaggactgtgtgggcgtgtcCACGTCACgtctgattgacagctggcttTCAGCTCAAGCAccgttttattatttattcattaaaacgtTTTGCTGATATGTGATAAACCAGTGAATCTATCAGACGACTATCTACCTGGTTAGAaagtttaaataataattaaccAGTAAATCAGGTCAAACAGCCACGTCTGTTTATTTAACTGTGATCTATGACGCTAATCGTTCTAGCATcttccattcacttacatgaaacgttagcattagcattgctaTGCTGCACTTCTGAGCTACTCATCCACTCAGTGATGAACACAGATTTggctgtgatgatgatgatgatgatgatgatgatgatgatgatgatttaataATAAAGTGTTTCTGTCTGCGGCTCAGGACATGGTGGCGTACCGCGGCGGCGGCACGTACGCCAGGAACCCCGGCTCTTCAGCTCAGGGAGGCGACGAGGAGGACGATGACGAGGGAGAGGACGAAGATGACGAGGAGGACGATGACGAGTAGAGACCATGAGCTGCAGctggatgagagagagagagagagagactgagagtgtgtgagacagacggagagagagagagacaggtgtgtgtgtgtgtttcagaggaagcaggaggtcaaaggtcagacaggttttaaacattttaaagtgaaGGTCAGGCTCTGCTAGCTGCTCATTGGCTGACAGGAGAGGGGGCGGAGCTTCACAGCAAACTGagtttaaaacaacagaaatctgAGCTGTGACGTCTCCATGACGACGCGTCGGCTGAACATCGTCTCCTTCAGACAGGCAGACGTCTGCGGCTGATTttagggagagaagaagaagacgacagacagacaggtggaggtgAGATCagctgccagccaatcagaagcagcTACGTTGTGTTACCATGGTTATCAGGTCGACTGTAGTTCAACAGAGTTTCATATCTGACGTGTTGGGAAGAGTTTTAGGTGCTCAGATGAGACTTTCCTTCCTCCAGGCAGCTGCTGGTTTCAGCCCAGTTTAAATCCAGTACACACCAGTacatcatatatacacacacaccagtacgtcacatatatacacacacacacacacacaccagtacacACCAGTacatcatatacacacacacacaccagtacacACCAGTacatcatatacacacacaccagtacgtcatatatacacacacaccagtacgtcatatatacacacacacacacaccagtacacACCAGTacatcatatacacacacaccagtacacACC
It encodes:
- the hmgb2b gene encoding high mobility group protein B2b, with the protein product MMRKDVNKPKGKTSAYAFFVQTCREEHRKKNPEQSVNFAEFSKKCSERWKALSPSDKKCFEDMAKADKVRYNREMRDYVPPKGFGKRGRKRKDPNAPKRPPSAFFVFCSEYRPSVKQQYPGLSIGDCAKKLGEMWSKLSQSEKLPYEEKAQKLREKYDRDMVAYRGGGTYARNPGSSAQGGDEEDDDEGEDEDDEEDDDE